GAGGCTCGGGACGAGCTGTTGGAGTTCCAGGAGGGCAGCCGAGAGCTGGAGGCAGAGCTGGAAACGCAACTTGGTCAGGCAGAACACCGTATACGGGACCTCCAGGCCGAGAACCAGAGGCTGAAGAATGAGGTGGAAGCTCTGAAGGTTGGTGGTCTTGCATTGGCTGAACTGCATTTATTTGAAGCTGCTCCACAGCCCCTTAGAGGATTAGTAGCCACTCTAAACAACCAGTGTATTCAGACTTTGTCCCCTTAGGCATACTGATTTAAGCGTGCTTAAACACCACCAAACCTGAGAGAATCCCACCAGCATTACCTTCCACTTAATGGAAATGCTGTCCTGAAGCCTTGGTGCAGTCATGTTAGTCATATATCCCATACCTGTCATACCTAGGATTTCAGAAGTTCTACATGCAGTTAATCTGATATTTTTTGGGAATGATTATGGTCCTTCGCTTTGATCAGCCTGTGACTGGAACCGGGATCTTCCTGTCCATATACCTAGATATATTTTAAAGATATCCTGCTTGCAACGGCAAGCAGGTATAATGTGTGTAATGCAATGTAACGTGTGGTCGTTCATTCGTGTTCATGTTTGTCATTGTGCTTAAATGTGCGAGAGCCACTGTTCTGTTTTGCTGGACTCTGACAAACACAGGCTGCTGCTTTGCTGATTCAGTCCTGATAAGACAGAGCATTGAATCGGATGGCAGTGTCTGCTAATGTAGGTCAGAGACAGCAAGCTATACATGTGGGTCACCCGACCTTCCATGTGCACTGCAGTGATGGTGTGACCAGACACAATACATTAAAAGTTATATGGACAAATGTGAGTGGTGCTTCTAGTGCTGTTCCTCTGCAGGTTTGGACTAAGGGGTAGTGGGGTTACAACTAAGCCCCCAGTTCACCCTCTCAcctttagggttagggtggttTTGCTCTTATGCTTTCTTCACCCATTCACAGGAGAAGCTCGAACAGCATTACGCCCAGAGCTATAAACAGATCTCCATGTTGGAGGATGACCTGGTCCAGACAAAGGGCATCAAGGAGCAGCTCCACAAATACGTGCGAGAGCTAGAGCAGTCCAACGATGACCTGGAGCGGGCCAAGAGGTCAGGGGTGCTAGGGACTCTGGGGCACTGTGGACTATTGCCTTGACGCAGTTGAGATTCCCATACAGTTAAGTTGACCCACTGATTTGCAGCAGTTTCTGGGTCTTCTCAAATGCTAAGAAAATAGCAGTTTGCCCACTGAACCACTTTCACCATGTTTTGCCTCAGTTCAGATAGTTCAGTTCAGTCCATTGAGACACAACCATTCAGTTTCTTGGAATCTGCTTCCTTATAGCACTGTAAAATTTCAGTGGAACTCTGCTCCAAACTCTTTTGGACTTTTGAATTTTACCTGGGGCAAGTGTAGAAGTCATGTGCTCTACAGAAGCCTAACAGAAGAAATTATTCACTCAGCAAATGAAACCCTCAGGGAATACTGGCTCTCCATGTGTTATATTGAACTGGTCATCTTCCTATCTCCAGGGCTACAATTGTTTCTCTAGAGGACTTTGAACAGCGCCTCAACCAGGCCATAGAGAGGAATGCATTCTTAGAGAGCGAGCTGGATGAGAAAGAGTCCCTCCTGGTGTCTGTGCAAAGGCTAAAGGATGAAGCCAGAGGTAGGTACTGATCCACATTCCCATTCTCTCACACATACCTACCCCACAATATGTTATACCATTTGGTTGTGTACATTCTATAACGAAACATATGAACTCCAGATTTCTGAAGTATCCTGTCTGTGTGAATTAGTTTTAATTCAGTAACATTACACAAGAATACAGTTGTCCACAgcttgtcttttcttttttgacgGGAAGTAAAAATTGTGGCTTTGCTTCAAATCGAAGTCTGAATCGTGTCTGTTCTCAGGAATTTCACTTTTATCCACTTGTATgttgacacaaacacaaatgataAATATTGCTGACATTAGCATCACTGTGTTCCTGTATCCAGACCTGCGCCAGGAACTGGCGGTGCGTGAGAGGCAGTCTGACACCAGGATGTCAGCACCCAGCTCTCCCACACTTGATGGCGACAAGATGGACTCGGGTGTACAGGCCTCTCTGTCTCTGCCGGCTACGCCTGTCGGCAAAAATGGGGACACGTCCTTCACAAGCCCTAAAGGTGGTATATCTGTCCCGCTGTCCTCCTGGTTGCTTATGGCTACTTTTTCATCCACCCCTTTATATTTTCTGTTGCTCCTCCATGTCTTCTACTTTCCATCAGCTACCTTTCTCTTGCTGCTCTTgggcccagcagcatctctgctGCATGAGTGTCCCTTCATTGCTTCCATTTTGCCAGAGAGGTCTCTTTGTGACAGGGAAATGTTCCAAGTGCTCTAGTTGTTCTGAAACACAAATGACTGCTTTCACTGTTCATGTGGATCAGCCTGGTTGTGATGTTTGTTCTCCTTTGTGACAGTGCTCTCCAATGGCTGTGGCAGCTCACCGCTGACGCCGTCAGCCAGAATATCAGCTCTCAATATTGTTGGCGAACTCCTGCGGAAAGTTGGGGTAAACTCATTGGAACAGTGTTCACTCATCGGAGGTCCTCTTGTCCTTTTAGCCTGTGCCGCCACACTGAGTGTATCCTTGTTTATTGCACATCAGTGTTCTGAAATATGGTCTGAAAATGCTTGTGTTTAAGTGCTTGCAATAAATGtgctttccttttaaaaaaaaaaaatgggtatcGCACAACTAATGGCACTTTTGAGGTGAAGTGAAATGCTAGAGTACGCGTATGTACTAACAATGCGATATGTTAGTGAATTTATTGTATCCACTACATACTGAACTATGATCTTTAAGGagtgaatttaaattttaattctaaATTACTATTACAGGAACCATATTTGCATAAATTCCTTTTCCCAGGAGTCTGAAGTGCATTGTGGTGATGTGACCAGCAAGGTGTTTTTGTGCATCTGTCCAGGCACTAGAGTCCAAGCTAGCAGCCTGCAGGAACTTTGCTAAGGAGCAGGCAACAAGGAAGAGCTACGTCGCTACTAATGGCACCCTGGTCAACAGCAATGGCAACAGTGCCAAGTTCCCCGGGTCTCTCCACACCACCTACTTTGACAAAGCGTGAGTTCATCCCCttcatgcaggaaaaaaaaaaaaaaaaacatgtttatgcATACATGCACAAAACCCATCCCACACTTTGAGAACATGGAGGATGGGGCACTGCGACAGAGTTGGTGGGCGATGGGTGGTTTGGTCTCCAGGGCAAGGCTTGCTTCAATACATTCCTGTTTAACACGGCTTCCTCGTTGTTTTGTGGCCAGATCAAGGTGTCAGTAGTTAAGCAGCTGGACATTAAAGTCAATAACCCATAATTAAAACAGCAAGCTAAGTGGTGCACTTGTATGCCACAAAGTGCTGTTTGTGTGCCATTCCCAGGCAGGCCACATTTCATTGGCAAAAAGGACATTCTCAGGTTACAGTGGAGTTTCAGCTTACACAGTCGCGACGAATCCGGCACAGTGTTCCAGAATGTCTTTGTGGTTTCGCCTTTCAGGGTGAATCCTGTAGACAGGAGTGGTCATATCAGAACATTACTGGAAAGCAACGCTACTGATGTAAGAAGTAgacatatatttataaatgaataaaaatgttacatttcaacATAGTTGGACTTTAAATGCAATGTAAGGAAGAAAACATGTGCCTGCAGGCTGGTTTCTACTGGTAGATCACCTTCATCCAACCCATCAATTGGGTTGCCCTAATTGCTCCACCTCCTCTTTCAGACATTCAGGTCGGTCTACACATAGCCACTTGAGTGTTACCATCTTAGTGACACTAGTACACAGTGACTTGTTGTTCAGTTTTAACTGGGTCTCAAAGCTAAAATGGTGCATCACAAGCATCTCTCATACCTTTTTGTTACCAGTGTGGTCAAGTTGAAAGTGTTTGAGGGTGACGGAGGTCACGAGGAGGAAGGTGGAGGCCTCTGTTTCAGATGCTTTGTTTTCTCCCTGCAGGCGAGAGAGGGTCATTTTCCCAGCGCTCGTCCTCGGTAACACCCCCGAGTGTGTCATGTTAGACTATATGCATGCTGTCTAATTCTATATAGTGCGGGGTATGATGGCTCTTGCAGTAGATGGATGATGTAATCTATACTAACTGGCCCAGGTGGTGGCACTCACATTCCTTCTTATCACCATGCTGGGAGAGAACTGCCTGTCCCCTCAGGTGACCCTGCAACGCTGTGAAGACCACTGGCTGTTTCTCCTTGCTCTATAACTACTGATGGGTGCTGTCTTTACCTGGGCTTTTAGAACAACAAAGCAGTAGCTCCTCTTTCCTTTTTGGGATTCCCAGAGTAATAGGCAGTTCTGTTGATGTTGGAAATGGAAAGTCTCTTGGAAATGTCCCGTTAAATCTGTTTGGTCACCTGGTCTTAGGGGACTGTTGTAAATCTAATACGTACAAGACAGGACTTCCAGTTATGGactctgtctttgtgtgtgtgtgtgtgtgtgtgtgtggtacattGTCAGACTCTTTATCCAGCAGTGTCAGTTTGTACCATGAATGAACATCACAGGTCCTCCAAGTCTGAGGGGTGTCTTCCATAAATAATGATCAGCTAAATACTGGTGTAACAACTATATGGACCACTATAGGGACTGCAAGTCCGTTGTTGCAGCAGCTGTGTCTACCTGTTTGTGTGCAGTGGCAGCCTGTGGGAGTTATCACCTTCCAATAGaatctaggtttgaatcccactcctgttgtagtacccttgaacaaagttcTTATTTTGAATTGGACTGGCAGATGTGGTCTGAATCAGGTGGCAGCAGCTTTCTTTTCAAGTTAATCTACCTGTGATTAGCCTGTCAACTCCACTAAGACAGAGGAGCTGCACCCCTTTGTGGAGGAACTTGAAGTATGCAAATGCTGAATTGTATTGTTGTtcattatgtgtgtgttatatggtGTGAATTTCAAAGTTTTGTTTAGGCACTAAGTCTTTCCCCAgctactctggtttcctccagagtTTGATGAACTGGttatgctaaattgcctgtaacCGTAGCTGCTTTCTAGTCAGTGCTGGTTCAAGCCCAGGGTAAGTGATGAGGGTTGACATCAGCAAAGGCTTCCAGTTGTAAAATCTCTGCTCCAGTCACACCTCCAATGCTGCACCACACAGAGGTGAACTGGTCTAACCTGGTTTCTCCTGGAAAATGTGCCATTGAATTGAGTAGTAGTAGCAGCTAACTTCAAATGTCTTCTGCTTGCTTCATTCAACCGCTTGTAAGTATTTATTTCAGGtccctttacacacacacacacacacacacacacacacacacacacacacactcagctgatTCCAGGAAGTTTGatacacacaccacagatgtaGCTGTTTGTCATAGTATGTGCTGTGCAATGTGGACCCTCCCGGCAGCCCCACAATGGCTGATTGCCCAGACAGGAGGAATGTGGTGGTGAATGGGCCATGTTTATAGTGTGTGCACGGCTTCAcggttgtgtgtgcgtgctatGGCACTGATTGTGGGGGGGGTTTTTTTGTATGCTTTTTGGAAAGCTTGGGAGATGGGGCCAGGATTTGGGTCACTGAGAAATGTATGTTGTGCTGGGTGCGGCTGCTGCATGCTCATCTTTGtctaatgcagggttgcagtagCCAAGAGCCTATCTGCAAGgcacagggtatgaggcagaATACACCCTTAGTCAACATTCACCATCTTCTAAATTTCCTGTCCTGTTTCACATGTATGCgagtcaatgtgtgtgtcactgccctgtgatggactaatTGCTTTACTATACAAATACCACATTTCAATGTCCAAATCTAGGAGGAAAAAATGTGGGTAcggaatgtttttttccttgggTCTAATCACTGACCTGTAACCAGGGGGTGGTTTGAAAGACATCCTTTGTCTTTAACAGAATGTTACATGTAGCAGCCaaagaatcccccccccccccccccccaacttacCTGGAttgaaagggattttttttgttgttggaaGGGCAGTGGAGAACAGAAGTCGGGGGGTTTTATGTTGACCTCTTTGTTGTCTGTGTTGTGAACAAAACAGGGCAGTGAATGGACTGGACTCCAGCACCCACTCCGTGTCCCCAAGCAGCCTGCTGCCCCTCAGTGTGTGACGGAGCGCTCCCTGCCCACCAGCTGTCGCAGCCACTGACAGGACAAAAAGGGAGCACACCTGAAAGCGCATGGAAGGGGTCTGTTACACAGCGCTAACTCTCCTCTAACCCAGACTGTCCCGGGCACAGGTGCACACACCTACCCTCTCACCTTGGTCCACTGTCCTCTGGTCACGTGGCCTGCCTGTGTGTACGCTAAGGGTATGAATACGCACGCACAAATGCACACATCTCTCGAGTTAGCGCTGCACAAGGAAGCGGCCCTTGAGGTCCAAATTGGTTTAGGTGTGTTTATTTCTAGTGTTCCTCCTATGAAAGAACTGAAGTTTGTCCCCACCCTcccatcaaaaataaaatttacatgtgaagaaaagtgtttgtaGGAATGGTTAAAGGCATTTAATGTAAGGCAATGATTAAGCGGTTATCACTGATGCTGTACTGCATTAGCACCGTGTGGTTATCGAAAAGCCCAGTGGAGCCGAACCGCCAGCATCCTGCACGTGTTGAGCTGTTCATTCTACAGAGGACATGCTTTGCTGTTGTCTGTTTTCCTCCATGTTCCTAGAGGATGTGATAAATGAGTGAAAGCAGCACAACACGTTGAGCAGCCCAGGCTACTTGTAGTACCACACAGGTTTGTAAGGGAAGCTGGTGTACGTCTCGGAGCAAACTCTTCGACGCTGGTACAGCCTTGTGGACTTTAAACCTTAAAACTGTCAGGAAAAATGCTTCTGTCCTTCCAGTGTTTTAATGATGTTCTTTATGCGGTGTCCGGCGTTGTGCGGCACACAAGCTCCTCATTTTGGCAAAATGGGACACTGTCCAGCCAACGTTCCCTGTCCAGTTAAACCGTTTAGACCAAAGACTGTGTCCAACGtgcctttttgttttcagctgaGTTTATTCAGTTTGTCGTCTTGGTTTACATGTAGTAGTACTGTACTCATTTAGATCGAGTCCTCTAGCAGGGGAATTCCATGGATTGGTGTTGCCCAAAAAACATTCAGAACTCTTGAAGTTAGGTTTTTTTGTAAATTCCCAGATGGCTCGCTGTTTAACGAAACTGTATTGCCTATCAACACGTTCCACTGTATATAGGTTTGTACTCTGTCTTCAGTTGTTTGTATAtctacacacatgcatacatccaccagtttgaatttatttatttgattccTTGTTGCATGTATTGAAATGACATCTATTGCAAAGTGCATCACATGatgtagtttttaaaatcaaaagttaataaaatatttaaaatccaaAGCACTAATTCCTTCTGAAAtgagttttgctttttattaatgTCCTTTGTCACTTCATGTCAtgtggatttttaaaatggGAAGAGTAGAGAAATGCTCTGCCTTGAAATCCTCTgggatgaatgaaaatattgtaGGAGCCCCTGTTGCCTAGCAAAGCTGTTTCGTTTATCATGCTTAAATTGTCTAACATTAGTTACTTCAATTGGgcgcaaatttaaaaaagctttcATATTTTGATTAAACTGTCCTGAATACGTCATTCCTGCACTGACACTACACTATTGCCCTCTACTGGACCTGGTTAATACTGTCAGCAAAACTGCATGTTCAATGTTCATCTCTGCCTAGAAATCTGAAGGTTCCTTAATAgaggcagtaaaaattacccagctgtataaactggtaaattattgcaagcaactttttcagaaatacaccAAGTTGCAATGGACAAAACCCTCAGATCAGGAatagtatttaccctaaactccCATATGGAGGATAAAGGGGGAAAAGTGGTATatagggttggggggggggaggggaagctGTAACTTGTTAAAGGTTCAACTAATAACTTGATGAAGCTCAATCACTTAGGCATGAATGAGTGACCCttgaagtagtgtatctagcaagtcaccttagtgaataagtgtgtgggctgataacactattaCATCGAGTCCACTGgaagtggttttggagaaaagcatctgttaaaggTAATTGGTGTAACTAAACCAGAGGAATTATGGCTGGTTATATTGAGTAGGAACTGAGTGACACATATTGACAGAACACCTATTTGTAAAGATTGATTTGACTGTCTCCACACTACATTAATACATACCCCTCTGAAGTGAACCTGCAAGGTAATGCTTACTGATGGATGAGTTATACTATTGTATTTTGCATAAACCACAAactcatttttcagaaattacctttcattttcacacatagGCACTAATTATTGACAACTGCAAAGCTCATCAGGTCGTAGCACGGTGGTTCAGCATAACCCCACTCCACGCAGAGTGCTGAAGACGACTACAGGCTGCAAAAGGCTTTGAAGTCCATCTACTTCTCGCAGCCGTGTGGCATCCCTCTGTCAATCCATCATGGTTTctgaaggccttccagaccacCTCGAGGACTTGGTGCATCCGCATTGTAGTCCACTGTCTATCCGGCCCCAGGGGGCCTTCCTACAGGGCCTCACCTGCCCGCCTCGACCTTCTTCTGCTCCAGCTTGGCCACTTGCCTCTGCCTCCGCTCCAAGACCTCCCTCAGCTTCTCCTGGTTGCGAGCATGTTCCTGAGCTCGCATCTCCGTCACGTCCGCCAAGAACATGTGTCTGACAGAGACAGAACCGCATCACAGGTGTGTAGGTTACGCTCATGCTATTTGTTACGTTCACTTCATATAACTGGATGTGTCAGAACAGGGTTAAATTAAGTTCAGCCGAAGATATAAAACTTATGTAGCAAGTTTAGCTGGAATGGGAATCATAACCAGCAGGTGCTTTTACTAGACCAATTCCTAGctttcaaattatttatattcCACCGTGACTACATGGTCATGTTTTCTACAGCCATCATATCCCCTAAAAACAGGGTAACTGCAGGAGGGACTTGAGCAGCAAACTGccagttgcatttacatttattcatctggctgatgcttttctccaaagcaatttacaatcaGAATGTCTTCTTACAACTactcacccatttttacagctgggtaattttaggggagcaaagtaccttgctcaagggtac
This genomic window from Scleropages formosus chromosome 1, fSclFor1.1, whole genome shotgun sequence contains:
- the LOC108930264 gene encoding nuclear distribution protein nudE-like 1-B isoform X1; the protein is MDTETIPKFSSKDEEIDYWKALSQQYKRSFQEARDELLEFQEGSRELEAELETQLGQAEHRIRDLQAENQRLKNEVEALKEKLEQHYAQSYKQISMLEDDLVQTKGIKEQLHKYVRELEQSNDDLERAKRATIVSLEDFEQRLNQAIERNAFLESELDEKESLLVSVQRLKDEARDLRQELAVRERQSDTRMSAPSSPTLDGDKMDSGVQASLSLPATPVGKNGDTSFTSPKVLSNGCGSSPLTPSARISALNIVGELLRKVGALESKLAACRNFAKEQATRKSYVATNGTLVNSNGNSAKFPGSLHTTYFDKAAVNGLDSSTHSVSPSSLLPLSV
- the LOC108930264 gene encoding nuclear distribution protein nudE-like 1-B isoform X2, with the protein product MDTETIPKFSSKDEEIDYWKALSQQYKRSFQEARDELLEFQEGSRELEAELETQLGQAEHRIRDLQAENQRLKNEVEALKEKLEQHYAQSYKQISMLEDDLVQTKGIKEQLHKYVRELEQSNDDLERAKRATIVSLEDFEQRLNQAIERNAFLESELDEKESLLVSVQRLKDEARDLRQELAVRERQSDTRMSAPSSPTLDGDKMDSGVQASLSLPATPVGKNGDTSFTSPKVLSNGCGSSPLTPSARISALNIVGELLRKVGALESKLAACRNFAKEQATRKSYVATNGTLVNSNGNSAKFPGSLHTTYFDKARERVIFPALVLGQ